GGCGCTGCAAGGCCGAACACCATCATGCTCATGATGGCGAATACGGCGGCGACCCTCCTCATCCAGTTGTTGTCGGCCCGTTCGGCCTTTCCCTTGAGCCGTTCCGGAACGATGGTGCGGTTCATGGAGAAGGCACTCATCGCAGAGCGACCACGGATTCGAGCCGTTCGAGGGCGTTTGCCGCAAGGGCGTCCGCCGAGAACTCCGATGCCCTCTCGACCGCCGCTCGGGCGACATTCCGATCTCCGGGGTGTCGCAGCCGGACTGCGAGCTGTTCGGCAAGCTCTCCAGGATCATCCGGTGGCACGACCGAGCCACATCCCGGTGTCGGGATGGCACCGAGACCTCCGACATCGCTCACGACGACCGGAGTGCCGCATGCCAGAGCTTCGAGGGCGACGAGCCCGAGAGCATCCCGACGGGACGGCACGGCGACGACGGCCGCCTTGCGGAAGAGATCCGCGACCGTTTCGTGATCGACCTCGCCCAGCCAGCGGATCCGACCGGCGAGACCGGATTCGGCAGCCAGTGCCTGCAGGTGTGACCTCTCGGGACCGTCTCCGGCGAGTGTCGCCGTCCAAGCGATGTCATCGGGGATGCGAGCGAGCGCCCGGAGCAACACATCGACACCCTTGTGGCTCGTGAGGTTCCCGGCGAAGGCGACCGTGGCCGCGCGCCCACCGGCCTTCTCGGGAGGGTGGAAGACGGTCAGGTCAACGCCCGGAGGCAGCACCACGGCTTCGACTCCGAACGTGTCTCGGAGCAGTCCGGCGGTCCAGTCGGAGTTCGTGTGTACCTCCGATGCACCGTCGATGGCACGTTTGAGAGCGCTCCGTATCCAAGGCGGCTGGTCCAGAGCGGCGTCGCTTCCGTGAGCGTAGAGAACATAGCTCCGCCTCGTGAGCCTCGCCGTTGCCCAGCCGACGACAGCGGTCGGCACGAGGTAGTGGCTCTCGACGATGTCGGGGCGAAACGGCAGTCCCGCGGCGAAGGACCGCATCATGAGCCAGAGGTACTTCGCCGGCGTCCTGAGAACACCCCGGCGGGGATCGGAGATCGCGACAACGCGCACCTGCGCCCCCTGACGTCGATACGCGGCGGCGCGTTCACGCACGAACACACCGAACGACGGATGGCTCGGCGACGGGTACATGTTGGAAATCAGCAGTATGCGGAGAGATCCTGGTGGCATGGGTGCAGTTCGGTCGAGTCCGGTCAGCGTAGCGACGTTACCGCCCCATCCGGTTGGTCGCCGGTCGGCAGCGGCGAGCCTCTCGTGCCGTTGCCGGCAGTGCCGGGCGTGTCGGTGAGGGGGTGGCGCTCGCAGCGGGCGTCGATGGTCGACACGCTAGGCGAACCGTCTCCGGACAGCCGAGCGAAGCAACGTGATCACCGTCCGAACCTCAGGTGTCATCAGCCCGAGGACCAGGGCAATGGTGAGGACGTCTGTCGAGCCTTTCGGCGGCAGGAGCGCCATGACACCGACCACCACAGCGGCCGCGGCGACCCGGTACCACAGCGAACCCCACCGGACGCCGTAGCGGCGGGTGGCGACGATCAGCGGGGCCATGACCTGGATGCTGCTGCCGATTGCGTAGCCCAAACCGATCGCGGGCACCCCCATCGCGGGCGACACGGTGATCCAGACAACGATCGCGACGGAGAAGCCGACAAGGCTCGACCACATCGCGATACTCGCCCTTCGGAGGTCGAGCGCGGCGAGCGCCGCGACCGACGGCGTGCCGACGATTCTCGTGAAGAATGCCACCGAGAACCAGGCGAGCGTCGCTCCTCCGGTCAGGCTCGTGAAGAAGATGCCCAGGAAGCGGGAGCGCTCGATGATGAGCAGGGCGAAGATCGGGGCGCTCGAAGCCGCCACGATGGCCGTCGAGACGGCGATCGACCCGGCGGATCGGGCGGTCCCCTCTCGAGCGTTGGTCTGCGAGATGGTCGGCAGCAGGACGAGGCTCACCGCACGCGGCAGCAGGTTCAGCGGTTCGAGCACGGTGAGGACGCCGCCGATCAACGCCGCGCCGGCGAGTGCATCGACATACGTCGCGGCGATGGGTGTCATATAGGAGAAGCCGACTCCTGCGAGTGAGCCCACGGCGCCGATGATGCCGTAGCCGACGAAAGAGCGGATGGGCAGTCTCTTCGCGGGCCCCATGTGTCTGAACGCCCTGAGAACGGTCAGGCCCACGGGCAGGTATGCGGCAGAGAGGGCAAGGATGATCAGGGGCGGCGCCTGGAGTACGACGGCGAGACCGAGTGTGACGGCAAACAGGATCGAGCCGAGGACTTCCCGTCCGACGTAGGGACGGATGCGATCTTCACCGTACAGGATCGACTTGCCCGAGAGGTAGAAGCCGAACGCCATGACGAGGGTGCCGATCGCGAATACCTCGAAGGGAGGAGTCGTCCCGAGCCGGTCGGAGAAGGAGACATAGACCATGGCGACCACCGCTCCGACAAGTGAGAAGACGACCCCGGCGCGCGCGGCGAGGATGCTCAGGTCGGAAGCGAGCGCCTGATCGCGTTCGCCTCGCAGCTGGGATATGAACTTCGTGACACCTGGCGACAACCCGCCGGAGCCGATGATCGTCAGGATCGCGGCGACCGACATGGCGAGTGTGAGTACCCCCAACGTGTCGACACCGAACCAGCGTTCGGCGCCGATGCGCGCAATGGCCCGGACGAGCCCGGTGAGTACCAGTCCCACCATCGTCAAACTCGCTCCGTGGAGCAACCTTCGGGTCTGGTTATGAGGCTCTGGGCCGTCTTGACTGTGGTTTCCGACCGTCATCGCTCCATCCGATTCGGTCGGAAGTGTCCGAGCCGACGATTGGCCACGGGTCGTGTTGTCGTGTGTTCGTTGGAACCGACCGCGTCGGAGATTGTCGACTGCATGCGCCCTCCGGCTCGGAAGCGTAGCCGCCGTTTCCCTGGGCGTTCGCCGGTGGTGCCTCGGCAAACGCATCCGTGTGACTTCGGCGGCCCTCTCCCTACTCAGATCGTCCGGCCGTTATGATGACGGGGTTCCTCTCCGCCCTCGATTGGAGTCCGGAAATCGCATCGATGCCCACAGGAGAGTTGACTTCAGGCAACCCGACCGCTTCCGACTTCTCGTGGGATCCCGGCGGATCGGTGGTAGCCCTTACCGTGTGGGTTGCCGCGGTCCTCGGCAGTGCCCTGATCGTGGCTCGGCTCGTTGGAGCCGTTGCCGGGCTCACGGTGGGCGTTCTGGTGCTGGTCTGTGGCATTGCCTTCATGCCGAAGCCACGGTGGCGATGGTCATCGGAACGGGTGGCGCTCTCTCTGCTGCTGGGTTCTGTCCTGGTGCCGTTCAGCCTCTTCCCGCCGCTGGGCCGTGGATTGAGCGCCGACGACATCATGGTGCTCCTCGGTACCGTGATCGCAGTCGTGTCGCTGTGGCGCCGACGCAGCATGATCCGGCTTCCCGTCTTCGCATGGCCGCTCGCGTTGCTCACCTTGTGGGCGGCGATCATCTGGCTCACGGGAGACCGTACGTTGGGCGCTTTGCTGCGAGGCCCGGGAAGACTCGGTCTGTATCTCGTCCTCGTCGTCGCCGGCGCCTTGTGGTTCAGGCAGGTTCCCCT
The sequence above is drawn from the Actinomycetota bacterium genome and encodes:
- a CDS encoding glycosyltransferase family 4 protein, with the translated sequence MRERAAAYRRQGAQVRVVAISDPRRGVLRTPAKYLWLMMRSFAAGLPFRPDIVESHYLVPTAVVGWATARLTRRSYVLYAHGSDAALDQPPWIRSALKRAIDGASEVHTNSDWTAGLLRDTFGVEAVVLPPGVDLTVFHPPEKAGGRAATVAFAGNLTSHKGVDVLLRALARIPDDIAWTATLAGDGPERSHLQALAAESGLAGRIRWLGEVDHETVADLFRKAAVVAVPSRRDALGLVALEALACGTPVVVSDVGGLGAIPTPGCGSVVPPDDPGELAEQLAVRLRHPGDRNVARAAVERASEFSADALAANALERLESVVALR